The Medicago truncatula cultivar Jemalong A17 chromosome 7, MtrunA17r5.0-ANR, whole genome shotgun sequence genome includes the window GCCCTAATCatatattgatttattataGATTACTAAGGATATTGTGATGAGCTTTACATTATCAACAAATACAGACAAGATGCCCTTGTTTGCAATTAGACAGGTACAATGCAAGATCAGAATCAGTTCAAAAGTGTCTACCATATCCAGTCTCTGTTGTTGCCAAATCTAATCTGGGATCAACTCAAATAAAGGTCGAGGTGCTTTGTGAGCTCAATTTACATATACTTGAAACTTATAAAATTCAATTCGAAGGtcacaaattttttaatatataaatctactatatcattaattcataattcaaaatcttaaacaacataattGCTGCCGTAACCTACTGTTCTTTTCATCTATCctttttatttgtcaaattGTCATTCTTTAAATTGAGGAATGACACTTCAGCGATTTtatatttagccaaataaatgAGGCAGgaaaagaaaatgttgtttGATTCCATAAGAAGTGCATATACTTCATGATTGTCACAGGGTCATTTGATCAATTAATAAAAACCatcaagcaaagaagaaacATTAAAACGACTGCTACCAAACTCCCCTTCGCTTTCCTCCAACAAGCATTGGAGCAGAACCACAAGAAAAGTTAAAGATAATCCTAATATGGATTATCCTAAACTACTCCAAAAGTTGGTGAAACAGTCAGATTCAAGATTTAATAACTGGGAATCTATTTACAATTAAATGGCACTATAATGACGGACTCTACAATATACAAGGCCTTAGAATCTCACCCAGGGCCCTCTGTTGGATTTCACTACTAGtaaaagttaagaaaatattataactTTGATACATTCAAACACATTGCAACCAGCATGCATCATTTTATGAAAGAAAAGGATGAAATACGGGCATCTCATGAATTAGCTGCAAAATGGTTAAATATTGTCTCAAGAGTTGATTGGCTGAGGCTGTACTCTGCAATCCCTAACTTATCTCTGCAAAAGTGGTAGAATTTATTAGCTTTGTTTAACAAGATTGtggaagataaaaaaaacatgtatttgtACTTTACCTGCTTGCTTCCAGAAGTCCAAAAACATCTGCCAGGGAAAAGTCCTCATCACAAGGTAACTGCGGCAAAGAATCAAATGAATTATTATCTGCACAGCAAAATAATGTCCAGATACATTATACGCCGTATGCACATACATATGTATGTTCTGCCCATGGAAGAACATCGACCAACTAAAGATATGTTTGACATTACTGAACATAAAGGCCAACTCTAAGAGTGATTTGGTCCCAAAGGTGAACAAAGTGTGTAGATTGAGGAAGGCTTTACATCTGTAGCCGATGaaaaggagagaagaaccaagaagaGATTTTCACAACTGTTTTGTTTGTTTCCCATAAAACCTAACAAATAAGTTAGAATGTCCAACTAGTCTACTttatattcaattcaatattaCACACGTGTACATTTAGACACGCCTTTCCAACCATAATGTGGAATTTAACATAAAACTAATGTGCTAACTCAAAAGTACCTGGTATCTGATGCTTAAACCATTGTATCCCTGGCATTTTGCTCCACGAAATGAACAGagaataaatgagtcaatttctGAGAATTTTTGTTTGGACAACCACCACTCAGAAAACACGGGCAATGGAATACCACCTAGATTACCAACAGAGTAGAAAAGGGGGAATTAATACCAGAATAGCATTCATGCATTTtagttgaaataaaaaagagaaatatgCCATCATCATACGCTAACAGCTCTCTGGGGGGAGGGATGTCTATATGGTTTATGCATGCTAGAAGTAATTGACTATCAATTTATTGATTCAAtacacaatttaaaaaataaccgTATATGTAGCACCATGTAAAAGAATAAGCTTGTAACCACTGAATTTACATattaaacacaataaaaaattggTCAGTACGGGGCACATGTCCTTTTTCAGATATACAAACACATTTTTCGATgagaaaattaactttttgatttgtttttataatacTAAGAATAAGAATCAAGCTTTGAAAGGAAGGTTTATACATACCATCTCGAAGTAATTGTTCGGACAACTGTTCCTGAGAGGCCCCATCATAGACAGGTGTACAGCACGTTAGAGTTTTTACTCTTTCTTCGTTGCCAAGCCAGCGTCCAATTAAGCCTATCATCTCTGATGTCAAGCTAATTTCTGCAATGGAGGTATTTCCTGAGGTGACGGAATCAGCACCCCCAATGCAAATTTCAAGGTCATTAAGTAAGCTTCTAGGTTGAGAAGGGACATCAAAAAGTATTTCCTGAATAGTTTGGCAGAGTGTTTGCAAGTCCACAGAGCTCACTTCAGTAGGTTTTACCTGGAAACAGCGAAACTAAGAATTACATATTTGAAGGTAAAAACAAGGAAGCGCAAAGAAAATGTGCCTCTTGTTGTCATAACCATAAATACCTCTAGTTCTAGATGATTGCCAAATCTTGTTTTTAGATGCTGCGGACTTCCAATGCATCTTAGTTGTCCACCAACCTTTagaaaaaacaatacaaattgaTCAGTATATATATGTGGGTGCATGCTGCAGCTTCAAGAatgtaaagaaaaaagaaaataagcttGTACCATAATCCCTATTCTGGTGCACAAGGCTTGAGCTTCATTCATGCTATGGGTAGTAAGAATAACTGCAGTCTTGCCTCGTCTAGTTGAGATTCTAGATATTACATCCCACATGAACCTTTTTGCAATGGGATCCATTCCTGAGGGAAGCATAAAATATTAGATCTGACAGGTAATAGCTATGCAAGTCATCAAGCATAAGCAAATGTGAAATATCTTTGACATAGCTAATCTACATGCAGTTTCAGAAACTAATTTGTTTCAAATGAGAGATCCAGCTACTTTGGGTCGCAACTCACTAAACCAAAACAAGGCCAATAATTGGATGCAGGCCCCTTCAATTCAAACTTCACCAGTAATGATACATTATGAACAAAGGAATTATGCAGACactactttaaaacaaaattttgatcaGAGAATTGAAGGCAACAATTACTGAATCCTAGACCACTTGGTGAGCTGGGTTTTCATCACATGTAAGGAAAACCAAATGAACTAAAAGATTAGGCTTTTAAAACATGGCCCTTAAAGTGTTTTTCGAAActctaaaattaaaatggatAAAGGCATTTTCATGATGTTCAAAGAAATATGATAATTTGACATAACTACCTGTGGACGGCTCATCAAGAATGACAATAGGAGGATCTCCAATCATTGCAATTGCAACAGATAGTTTTCTTTTATTCCCTCCACTAAGTGAAAATGATGGTTTATTAGCATGCTTCAATAAGTCAAACTCCACCAGCTTTTCCATAACAACCTGTCAAACTTATTATTGTCAATTGTTGAAAATATGTAATAATTAGGATCTTTGTAATTATTGTATAGTTTATTTTATCAGTTGTGCTATTTGAATAACTAAAATTTGACAACATTTGCAACAACAATCTAAGTGGTTAACACAGTTCAAGTAGGTGATTAATTACGTTCAGTAGATAGTTAATGGATATACTATGTGtcaaaactcattaaccatCATCAACATAACTTCATTAACCACAACAACTTTCTGTTGTTCAAATATATATGGAATTTAAGGAAACATATTGGTCAATTTATATAATttgcaaataaataataatggaGTTTTTCTTCGTAGGCCTCATGTACATTTGGTTATGACCAAcacaaatattgatattttggtgAAGAAATCGGATTTAAGAATAAACTTCCTGTCAGCATCATGTTAtgtttgtttaaatatttatgaaaataaattttcagaGGTTCAGAAGAGGACCCTTACCCACAACTCCTTTTGACTAGGGTACTTCAATCATTTTCTATTTCTGTAAGTTTTTACACTGTATAAGTAAGTTAAATGTCTGTATGGGTTGCTATTTCTAGGCCTTTCCATTCATAATCATTTAGGCCACAAACAAGATGGAAATGTAAtgcttttcttatttttaagatttgtggtttaaattgtaaaatgATTAGCTATCCCATGCACAAAAGAACGGTATAGGCATAAATAACCCTGATGAAGATAAGCACTAATGTAACCAGAAACTTCTTACACATACATTGTCTATTGTGTAGTCTGGAACACTTTTTATTCTAGCATAGAGCTCAAGATGCTCTTTGACAGTTAAGAATTCCAACAGAGCATCAAATTGTGGACAATATCCAATCTGGAAGTGCaaatcaagataaaaaaaagtaagagtCTGATGGATTTAGGTAAAATTTCAATCTATGATTGTGCGTTTTTATTTGTGGgggggaagaagaaaaataagcatACATATTTACGAGCAGCCTTGGGATGGGAACATATGTCTTTGCCAAAAATAAAAGCAGTCCCATCAGAAGGAGATTCTTCCCCTGTacagaaacaaaaaacacaagatTTAGCAGTCAGCCCATAAGAAGCAGAGAGAAAGGTATCCAATTTTGAGCAATCATAActacaaaaaacattttttcctGGGATAATTTGTTTAAGATTTGTCACGAGTTTTGCCTAATTCCATAACTCACCGCCTTTGCTTTGTCTAAATTAGAAGCTTGAGCTTACGAAGCAAATAAACACAAAACATATATTCACAAGAGAAGAAAAGGGTGAACAaagtaacattttcctttatgAAATAAGTAAATTATTCTTTAACAATGCAGATTTTAATAGGATTTTAGAAAATAAGTTTGCCAGCCAAAACATTAGCATgcccaaaaatatgatataccGCATAACATGGAAAGCGTTGTGGTCTTTCCAGCTCCATTTGTTcctaaaaaaccaaaacattctCCTTCCTGAACTGAGAAGGTTAATGAATCTACTGCAACCTTTTTCCCATGATTCTTCTCTTCAGAATACACCTTCAATTCAGAAAAGAAATCGCCATAGTAATCACAAAACAATACTTTCAATGAAAAAACAAGTTGAAGAAAACAATCCTGGGAAATACCTTGCGAAGATTGCGCAAGTAGATAATGGCATTGTCAATGGAACCTGAAAGTACTCTATTCCTTTCTGTTTTCACATCCACGTCTTCATTGAGGTCCGTAACAAAAGTTTCTGGGGAAGATTCTAATAAAGGTTCCAGATAACTAGTATTATGTGGGAAGATATTAATTTTCCCCCACCACTTCTTGATCTTGAATGGAGTTAATTTGAGCGAAGGATATATTTCAAGCCCGAgtgtcaataaaaaataaatgaagctCTGTGATACAAAAGAAAATGGGATTAGATAGAGCAAAATATTTTTGTCCAAATATCTGTGTaaatgtgttttgttttatacTATCACTAATGAAATACTACTCAAAATAATATCTTCCTGTCTTTGCAGTTTTAAACTTCGAAAGTTAGAATATCAATAATAAGAAACTAAATAGAGGAAAAATTAGATGAAAAGACTTGGACCTCGACAGCAAGATAACAGATGGAGGCACCCGTAACATTCCAGTCATACACTCCATCACTTGTTTTATCTTTCATTCCTTGCCGCAGAAGAGCTAATGAAGCAAGACCGTCGGCAAAACAAAATCCAGGAGATATTCTGAAAAAGTTCTgatgaagaacataaaatattaagaaagaaaaaaaaaaaactttggtgAACCACAGTAACAAACAAAGAGCAATTCAAGCAGCTAAACAGTAATTGCATATCATTGCAAACAGTATTTCTTTACTTAATAAAGATGTACAATctaattgaaaatataatatttggcATTTCTCTTAGTCCTCTGAATATGATTCTCAGGGACAGCCCACAAATGAGACCACTGactaacttaaaaatttcaaacccATTTCTTATCACATGGGACAGAAAGTAACTAGTAGGTTATCAGTATCCACTTATAATGGAATTGTACGAAAAAGTAATATTCAAGTATGATGTATGTTTCATTGAAAATAGGAGCACTTTAAGTTTTAGGTTAATGTATGTTTAGATTCATGTCTTTAGGGAGTTGGACCTGCATGTATTTCTCCTTGTAAACATAACATGTTATTAATAATGGAGTCTAAATAAATAACATGGTTGCTGAGTTCTTTACTCACTCAAGCACATTCAGAAAAATTCTTCTCCCTATTTTCACAAGAGTCATTCGAAGATAAAGCAGCAAGTGGTAAAAGTAATACAGAGTTACGGGAACACAATGGGAGCTAAAAAGATGAAagcaatttgatttttaatttttagaattagTTCCTAAAATGTTCTACCTTTGTTTTTAGTGTTTAGGCAAAACACTAGCTTGAGTAAGGGCATAAAATCCATGCCTATAACACGTGTGAAAAATAACTTTGGTGTACCTTAAGAAAAGAATTGGCACTTATTGTGGATGGGAGGAGCCCCATAATGAATGAGATAACCATTAGTATCAATCCAGAAAAAAAGTGGACCAGGAGAACCACGTTCTGTCAGACAAGTCAATATCTTAGCATTTATAAGATtgataaacaaacaaatgaaaaattgcAAGTCCGTATGTAAGGCATACCTGTGCCACGGTAtggtcaaaaaagaaaaatgtaaggCAATAAGTCGATGATGCAATTGCAAGTCCGTATTCCAAAAGCATGATAATTGTTGGTATCAAAGAAACTCCTCCAACAAACTGATCTAGACCTATAACAGTATTCAATAGGCAAGTGTTATCATTGAAAACTATTATACTGTAAAACAAAATCCATTAAAAGGCTAAGGCTTGGTTGTATTGTGTGGTAAATCAAGAATCACATATTTATCGTTTCTAACCAGTCATATATCCTATCAACCACTTGAGAAAAACTATGGGGGAAAACAACATGAAAAAGAAAGAGGTAAAGAGTACAGACACTAATATGCTTCTACAGACTAGATAAACCTAATGGGCCTTGTTAATGctgaatttaattattaatcataattaaataatataaaaccaATTTACAACAATCAGTAAAAATGAATTGTAAACATACCAAAGATGTAAAAGAGAACAATGGCAAAAGAGGCAGGAAACAAGAAGCTCACGAAGTCCCAAATAAATGTAGAGATCCAGTATGAAAGGACAGAAACCTGGTTAGGAAGACCAGCATTAGATTTATATTCAAAATGAGGAATGAAAATCATATGCTGAATGTagtttcttttaacaaaaagaATACCCCACTGATTAGTTGTTGGTGCTTAGCTTTCACTTCACGTTCCTGCACCAATCAAGAGTTTATAAATATTTAGTCTAAGCGACTAGCAGTCTGATAATGTCATTAGTTTTGGACAATCTTGTAGCAGGAAGTTTCTAGAAAATTGTTGacgtttaaaatgaaaaatatagacATCTTAAAGTAAGggaaattttcgaaaaaatgaAACTACTGTATGTATCTAAGATTGCAATGACAAAAACGTGAGTGGATCCTCAATAAAACAGTGGCAAGCAGGTTTAAGTTATAATAGAAGGAAGAGTGACTCAAAGTAAGAAACTATCAAAGAACAAAACACCCAGTCAGCAGTcttgatataaaaaaatgtgGAGTCACATGAGATGACAGAAAAAAACAGTATAAGGCTATATACAGCCCCATAAATGTATCTGATGTTTCCCTAAATAGAAAAGGTGCAACTGAACAGAAAAAACATGTCTTTTGCAAAGAAAATGAAGGATGATTTAATACACAGACATACTTTCCTGATTCTCATTTGTAAACTTCTTTAGGACAAAGAAATGAACTTAAAAATGTCGAACTGGAAGCAGTGTAACACAACTCACCTTAACAATTGAAACAGCAAATGAAGCAGGAATGAAAGAGAAGGCTATATTGACAATGATAGCAGCAGAGAAGGCATCCAGGTCCTACAATATTTCATATGCAGCTTATCAAATCATTGATTTTCTGAAGACCATGGAAGAGACCATATAACAAAACACTGATACAAGGCATTGCACCTTATTATGTCATTTATATGTTAAAATATGCATTGAGAATTTGGACTATAAGCCTAATCAATCCCAAAAGCTAACATTAGAGATGAGTATTGCTCAAACCTTGCAAAGACCCATTTGGTCATATGTCTAGTCAACGTGGGATTTCAACACACTTGCTCATGATTGAACATATAAAGTATAGACAAATATGGGTGGTCAAGTAACAAAGATCTTAACACCCCCCTCACACTCACTATTGGACATCTAGAGCATGGACAAATATGGGTGGTCCAATAACATATCTAGGATAGGCTCCGATGCGATTTTAGAATTTTGACTTGATATCTAATTCGACCCCAAAAGCTAGCTAGCTCTAGTCGGCGTGAGATTTCAACAAGATTAGAATAACATGAAATACAAATCAATAGCAATATAATAAGGTGCTGTACAATAAATCTCAAAGTATAAAATAAGGATCATGCATCATGATGCTTTtgtcaaataacaaaaaaaactgttaGCATACATGGCGTTGTAAGTGCTGGCTTTGTGTCATTGGTAGAGGGTGGTTGCGTGTCTGAATTGTCGCATTCACATTATGAGTAGCAAGCCTAAGAATCGCCGAATTCATCAAATTGATAAAGGTGGGAGCAGCATGTTGACAAGAAAAGTTATGTAATACAGTGTAGCCTAAACTTCCATCGGTGTTCTGATCATCCATCACAATTGCCCCATACCTGCATATCAAAATACACTGCAATGAAGTAAACTGTATTGTCGTTATCATAAGATAAggtttatttttagtttttttttttatgaattgactagtaatataataaaatcagGTTAATCTCAGTGAGTTCTCTACACTTGATAAACTAGTTTGGTTTTCTTTTCCTCTCTTTTGCAATCTACTCTTGTTTCCAAATGGATCTGGATCTCCTTTTATAATACAtcagaaagagagaaaaaaaatggacaGATATTTTAATCTCATCCTCATGGATGCCCCGATACCAATATGGATccaattgataaaaatagcAGTATTTGTGAGTTGAGCTACAAGCAAAAACTTTCCATAtgctaataattttttaattgcttGACAGTTAAAAGATGGAAACTAAGAATGAAATAGAGTTTCAGATTTTCACACCTAGATTGGTAGGATTCATTAAAGCTAGACATCAAATATTCACTCATGTTAAGTAGAGCAGGTCCCAAAGCTGGCCCTGCTGCTTCCACTGCATCAACTAATGCCTTTTCTGAATTGGGGAATTTGTATGAGCTTGAGTTACACCTTTGAATCCAACCTCCTTTAACATTTTGTGCTACCTTCATAATAATAGAAATTCCAGTAAAAGTCCATCAGGATACACCGGAGTGCATTTTTAAGCAGCAGTAAGTCTAAGACTACAGAGAAAAGGTAAAACATGAAGACAGCATGAAAACATGATTCAACAATCAGTGACGAACCTCTTCAGCAATTGGAAAAGATAGGTTAAACGGAATTGGACCACCCCCACCCCCACCGCTCAATAGAGGATTAAAATAAGAAGTTGAAAGAGTCAGTGAAATCTGATCAGGATGCGGCTTGAGCTCCAGAAATAGAAGACCAATAAACAAGAAGATAGCAGGAATCATTAActgaaaaataattgttttgtgATCTCTCCGTGCAGATATCGCCCTCTTAATAATTAAGGCTTTCGAGTGTTGCCAAAAAGTGGACGTAGTAATGAGACAACAGCTACAACACTGTAGGCTTATGAAGTTGACAAAGCTAATAACTGTAGCAAAAATTAAACCACAAGCTCTCCCCACCATGGTAGACATGAAACCAAGAATCTTCTTGTAATTTCCACAAACTttataataacatatttttgtgGATGGACGATCATTAGAAGGAAGAGAAACCACAGCTTCTGATATAAGCGAACGGTTATTTTCTTCAAAGCATTCATCTTCATCATAGTCACATCCAGCAACTCTCAAGAATACCTCCTCCAAGGTTGTTACAGATATACCATAGCTTTCAATACCGTGACTGTCTTTTTCACAATTGCCGCTTATTTCCATGCTCGAAACAGGCTTTTTCATACAACTTTCAATTTCCCTGAACATCCTCTCAAAGGTTGAGGAGGATGCCATAGGGAGTCTGAAGGAAATTTCAGTTCCAACCTGGAAATGCAATATCCAATAAAACCAGATAAAATGTAATCAACTTAGAATCagaattcatttttaaattgagtTCAAACTTTATTATGCATGACCACAGGCATGCTAATGTTCAAATCCACtaaattgtataatttttacGGACCTCATAAGAAATGAGAGACAATAAAATCCTTCacaaaaataaatggaaagcTACAGCTTAATTTATAGCTACCCATGAACCACCAAAATTTTCATGACAATAAAATTGACAGGAGCAGCATGTTCAAGTCAAAAGCAATTATTTctctcaaaatttataaatgtaGCAAAACCAGATAAGTTATAGTTTCCAGTTTATGAGTTAATTTGTAACATGCTTAAAGCTTGGTAAACTCTTCTCGGATTTAGTGCAACACCGGCGCAGCCGCAAAAGGGACTCCGGATCCTGGTGCATTTGGTGGTATTTTTTGTGATCATTATGAGATTATTCTTGGATGTTTTGTAGTTAGTCTTGGGGTAACATGTGGGCTTCAAGCTGAGTTATTAGGTGATATGTTCGTTATAGAGCTTGCTCATGAGAAAGGGTGGCATTATCTTTGGCTTGAATATGACTATTGGATGTTAATAACAAAGCTTTGGATCATTATGAGACTATTCTTGGATGTTTTAAACGAAGGTTGAAGAAACACTAAAAGCACATGGTGGGCCTATCACAAGATCAAGAGCAAAGAAAGTTAAGGAAACTTTGGATCAAGAAGTTAATAACCTTCTCTTACTTAAGTCAATTCTAGAAGGAGAAGCATTCAAGATGGTCAAAGTAGATGAAAAGCCCAGTCATTATCTTTGCTTGCTTTTTGCTGCCTTTGAATGATAATTATATTTTCCCTCCTTAGAGTTGTGCCTTTTGTTGGGTTCTTAGGTCAACCTTCTTGGAAGGGcagttcttttttatttttcaaaggaGGACAACAAACCTTTGTTCATAAAGGCACACATAAACTATAGGAGAAATACCCATTTCCCACATTATCTAGAGAGCTACAGCCTGAGTTATGCTTGGACAATATCATATTTCAAGCATGTTTTGTGAGGTTGAATTGGGTCCAAAATGTAAACAGACTATTGCAGGAAAAAAGAACCCTCAAGGAACACTGCCACTGGATTTGGCTCATTCAAAGTGAATAGTTAGTAAAGTGGGAAAATAACCACTCATGATTTGTTATGCATGTACAGATAATATCAACCATTTATCGATGGTTGAAATTATTCACTTTACTCTCTAAAGTGAATTGCTCACTTTAGAGGAGCCTTGTCCACTACCACTATATGCCAATTTGAATTGTCTTGTACTCATGTCTACATTAACATTGACAAATAAATACACATACCAAGAGTTTGATAACATGCATCTAAATGAATTATACAGTGAGAGAAATACCTCACTTATACAGGTTGCTGTCGGAACATATCGGTATACAATATCACCAGCAATAGAAGCAGTAGGAGCAGACTAACGACACAGAAAGAAATCCAAATCAAAACAACCTTTTGATTATGAAACAGAAACTATAGGAATCAAAGAAAAGATGTTCAGGATCAGAACAAACCTTTACAAGAGTTAGAGTGTAACCGACTCCATAATGATGCTTCAAGAAAAGAGAGCTGTCAAAATGTCATAATAAAATAgtgtgagtgagtgagtgagtgagagagagagagagagagagagagagagagagagagagagtcgtATGTTACAGTTATATCAAGATTACTGGGAAAAAGGTTAATGAACTTTTCGCCTTGCTTATAGAAATCATGTTTCAATAACAAAAAACTAGGAACTTTAAAGGTTTTATGGATTTCCCTCAAGTTCAAAGATAAACTGAAGCATaaaattacatgaaatttaCGAATCTGAACAAAAGAGTGTGCTTGTATGCGCATGTGTGCACTTTGTTTAGGCTGTAGGCTTGTAGATCTAGTCAATATGGACCTTGGGCTTTTCTCCTATATTTTCTATGAATTTAAGAACAAAGGTTGGTTATCCtcatttgaaaaagaaagaaaaaaaatcaaagaaaaaatagaatggAATAGCTCTTCCAATTACATCTCACGTCCAATTAGAACTTTCCTCCGCAGTTCAATCAGTAACAATTCTCTAACTTTAGGTGGTTCTTCCGGAGGCCATCGCGGCAGTTTTGGCCGTGGCAAATGCCTCCCAATGTCAAGTGTATTTCAAGTTTAGCCACACAATTTCAGTGTGTTTGATCAGCAATATCAACCTAATTGCAACCCTTCGCTCTTGAACTTCACAGTTTTCAGCCTGGATTTCAACAGAGGTTCCAACGCCCAGCCAATTCACAGCTCATTACGCATGGGAATTTAACTGCTCCTCCTCAGCAATATCATTCTTAAGCTCCTATTTTCAGCAACCTTGTGCTACGCTTGCTAGCTAATCTGCGCA containing:
- the LOC11413324 gene encoding ABC transporter A family member 1 isoform X2; the encoded protein is MGTASRQLKVMLRKNYLLKIRHPFVTAAEILLPAIVLMLLAAVRTQVDTQIHPAQSHIQKDMFVEVGKGVSPNFQQVLESLLDKREYLAFVPDTNETRMMIDVVSIKFPILKHVSIVYNDELELETYIRSDAYGTCNDVRNCSNPKIKGAVVFHEQGPQSFDYSIRLNHTWAFSGFPDVTTIMDTNGPFLNDLELGVSAVPTMQYSLSGFLTLQQMVDSFIIIIAQQHELNLSAETVNLPLLGFHDTDFSRKVPWTQFNPTNIRIAPFPTREYTDDQFQAIVKEVMGILYLLGFLYPVSRLISYSVFEKEQKIKEGLYMMGLNDSIFHLSWFVTYAFQFAISSAVITACTMDNIFKYSDKTLVFAYFFIFGLSAIMLSFFISTFFKRAKTAVAVGTLSFLGTFLPYYSVNDEGVSMILKVLASLLSPTAFALGSINFADYERAHVGLRWSNIWRESSGVNFSACLLMMILDTLLYCAIGLYFDKVLPREYGLRYPWNFIFKKDLWRKRSSSSKIKFTGKSSESEGNLLGRGIFNPALEAISLDMKQQELDGRCIQIRNLHKVYATKKGDCCAVNSLQLTLYENQILALLGHNGAGKSTTISMLVGLLPPTSGDALIFGKNIVSDIDEIRKVLGVCPQHDILFPELTVREHLELFAILKGVDEDTLESVVINMADEVGLADKINTVVRSLSGGMKRKLSLGIALIGNSKVIILDEPTSGMDPYSMRLTWQLIKKIKKGRIILLTTHSMDEADELGDRIAIMANGSLKCCGSSLFLKHHYGVGYTLTLVKSAPTASIAGDIVYRYVPTATCISEVGTEISFRLPMASSSTFERMFREIESCMKKPVSSMEISGNCEKDSHGIESYGISVTTLEEVFLRVAGCDYDEDECFEENNRSLISEAVVSLPSNDRPSTKICYYKVCGNYKKILGFMSTMVGRACGLIFATVISFVNFISLQCCSCCLITTSTFWQHSKALIIKRAISARRDHKTIIFQLMIPAIFLFIGLLFLELKPHPDQISLTLSTSYFNPLLSGGGGGGPIPFNLSFPIAEEVAQNVKGGWIQRCNSSSYKFPNSEKALVDAVEAAGPALGPALLNMSEYLMSSFNESYQSRYGAIVMDDQNTDGSLGYTVLHNFSCQHAAPTFINLMNSAILRLATHNVNATIQTRNHPLPMTQSQHLQRHDLDAFSAAIIVNIAFSFIPASFAVSIVKEREVKAKHQQLISGVSVLSYWISTFIWDFVSFLFPASFAIVLFYIFGLDQFVGGVSLIPTIIMLLEYGLAIASSTYCLTFFFFDHTVAQNVVLLVHFFSGLILMVISFIMGLLPSTISANSFLKNFFRISPGFCFADGLASLALLRQGMKDKTSDGVYDWNVTGASICYLAVESFIYFLLTLGLEIYPSLKLTPFKIKKWWGKINIFPHNTSYLEPLLESSPETFVTDLNEDVDVKTERNRVLSGSIDNAIIYLRNLRKVYSEEKNHGKKVAVDSLTFSVQEGECFGFLGTNGAGKTTTLSMLCGEESPSDGTAFIFGKDICSHPKAARKYIGYCPQFDALLEFLTVKEHLELYARIKSVPDYTIDNVVMEKLVEFDLLKHANKPSFSLSGGNKRKLSVAIAMIGDPPIVILDEPSTGMDPIAKRFMWDVISRISTRRGKTAVILTTHSMNEAQALCTRIGIMVGGQLRCIGSPQHLKTRFGNHLELEVKPTEVSSVDLQTLCQTIQEILFDVPSQPRSLLNDLEICIGGADSVTSGNTSIAEISLTSEMIGLIGRWLGNEERVKTLTCCTPVYDGASQEQLSEQLLRDGGIPLPVFSEWWLSKQKFSEIDSFILCSFRGAKCQGYNGLSIRYQIIIHLILCRSYLVMRTFPWQMFLDFWKQAEIS